The following coding sequences lie in one Gorilla gorilla gorilla isolate KB3781 chromosome 5, NHGRI_mGorGor1-v2.1_pri, whole genome shotgun sequence genomic window:
- the ZC3H11C gene encoding zinc finger CCCH domain-containing protein 11C, with amino-acid sequence MPNQGEDCYFFFYSTCTKGDSCPFRHCEAALGNETVCTLWQEGRCFRQVCRFRHMEIDKKRSEIPCYWENQPKGCQKLNCAFRHNRGRYVDGLFLPPSKTVLPTVPESPEEEVKASQLSVQQNKLSVQSNPSPQLRSVMKVESSENVPSPNHPPVVINAADDDEDDDDQFSEEGDETKTPTLQPTPEVHNELRVTSVRKPAVNIKQGECLHFGIKTLEEIKSKKMKEKSKKQGEGSSGVSSLLLHPEPAPGPEKENVRTVVRTVTLSTKQGEEPLVRLGLTERLGKRKFSAGVDSDPPLKRSLAQRLGKKVEAPETNTDKTPKKAQVSKSLKERLGMSADPNNEDATDKVNKVGEIHVETLEEMLLERASQKHGESQTKLKTEGPSKTDDSTSGARSSSTIRIKTFSEVLAEEEHRQQEAERQKSKKDTTCMKLKTDSEIKKTVVWPPIVASKGQSEEPAGKTKSMQEVHMKTPEEIKLEKAPRVQQSSESSTSSPSQHEATPGARLLLRITNRTWRKEEKKLQRGNEVDFQSSIRIEATEASVEATRFDVTKTQVKRCEIMREMRMQKQQEREESVLTPLQGDVASCNTQVAEKPVLTAVPGITWHLTKQLPTKSSQKVEVETSGIGNSLLNVKWATQTLEKTGEAKPKVNVKQSVVKVVSSPKLAPKRKAVEMHPAVTAAVKPLSSSSVLQEPPAKKAAVEAVVLLVSEDKSVTVPEAENPRDSLFLYLFLFFIFSFFFFLIYCKF; translated from the coding sequence ATGCCTAATCAAGGAGAagactgctatttttttttctattctacatGTACCAAAGGTGACAGCTGCCCATTCCGTCACTGTGAAGCTGCACTAGGAAATGAAACTGTTTGCACATTATGGCAAGAAGGGCGCTGTTTTCGACAGGTGTGCAGGTTTCGGCACATGGAGATTGATAAAAAACGCAGTGAAATTCCTTGTTATTGGGAAAATCAGCCAAAAGGATGTCAAAAATTAAACTGCGCTTTCCGTCACAATAGAGGACGATATGTTGATGGCCTTTTCCTACCTCCGAGTAAAACTGTGTTGCCCACTGTGCCTGAGTCACCAGAAGAGGAAGTGAAGGCTAGCCAACTTTCAGTTCAGCAGAACAAATTGTCTGTCCAGTCCAATCCTTCCCCTCAGCTGCGGAGCGTTATGAAAGTAGAAAGTTCCGAAAATGTTCCTAGCCCCAACCATCCACCAGTTGTAATTAATGCTgcagatgatgatgaagatgatgatgatcagTTTTCTGAGGAAGGTGATGAAACCAAAACACCTACCCTGCAACCAACTCCTGAAGTTCACAATGAATTACGAGTGACTTCTGTCCGGAAACCTGCAGTCAATATAAAGCAAGGTGAATGTCTGCATTTTGGAATAAAAACTCTTGAGGAAATTAAgtcaaagaaaatgaaggaaaaatctaAGAAGCAAGGTGAAGGTTCTTCAGGAGTTTCCAGTCTTTTACTCCACCCTGAGCCTGCTCCAGgtcctgaaaaagaaaatgtcaggacTGTGGTGAGGACAGTAACTCTCTCCACCAAACAAGGAGAAGAACCCTTGGTTAGACTGGGTCTTACTGAGAGACTGGGGAAACGAAAATTTTCGGCAGGCGTTGACAGTGATCCTCCATTAAAGCGTAGCCTGGCACAGAGGCTAGGGAAGAAAGTTGAAGCTCCAGAAACTAACACTGACAAAACACCAAAGAAAGCTCAAGTTTCCAAGTCTCTTAAGGAGCGATTAGGCATGTCAGCTGATCCAAATAATGAGGACGCAACAGATAAAGTTAATAAAGTTGGTGAGATCCATGTGGAGACATTAGAAGAAATGCTTCTTGAAAGAGCCAGTCAGAAACATGGGGAATCGCAAACTAAACTCAAGACAGAAGGACCTTCAAAAACTGATGATTCTACTTCAGGAGCAAGAAGCTCCTCCACTATCCGTATCAAAACCTTCTCTGAGGTCCTGGCTGAAGAAGAACATAGGCAGCAGGAAGCAGagagacaaaaaagcaaaaaggatacAACTTGCATGAAGCTAAAGACTGatagtgaaattaaaaaaacagtagTTTGGCCACCCATTGTTGCCAGCAAAGGACAATCAGAGGAGCCTGCAGGTAAAACAAAGTCCATGCAGGAGGTGCACATGAAGACGCCAGAAGAAATTAAACTGGAGAAGGCACCGAGGGTGCAGCAGAGCTCTGAGAGCAGCACCAGCTCCCCGTCTCAACATGAGGCCACTCCAGGGGCAAGGTTGCTGCTGCGAATCACCAACAGAAcatggaggaaagaagagaagaaacttCAGCGAGGAAATGAAGTTGATTTTCAGAGCAGTATTAGAATAGAAGCTACAGAGGCTTCAGTTGAGGCCACAAGATTTGACGTCACTAAAACTCAAGTCAAGAGATGTGAGATCATGAGAGAGATGCGCATGCAGAAAcagcaggagagggaagaatCAGTCTTGACACCTCTTCAGGGAGATGTAGCCTCTTGCAATACCCAAGTGGCAGAGAAACCAGTGCTCACTGCTGTGCCAGGAATCACATGGCACCTGACCAAGCAGCTTCCCACAAAGTcatcccagaaggtggaggtagAAACCTCAGGGATTGGAAACTCATTATTGAATGTGAAATGGGCAACACAGACCTTGGAAAAAACGGGTGAAGCTAAACCCAAAGTGAATGTGAAGCAATCTGTAGTTAAAGTTGTGTCATCCCCCAAATTGGCCCCAAAACGTAAGGCAGTGGAGATGCACCCTGCTGTCACTGCCGCTGTGaagccactgagctccagcagcGTCCTACAGGAACCCCCAGCCAAAAAGGcagctgtggaggctgttgtCCTGCTTGTCTCTGAGGACAAATCAGTCACTGTGCCTGAAGCAGAAAATCCTAGAGacagtctttttctttatttatttttattttttattttttctttctttttttttttaatatactgtaagttttag